From one Melospiza melodia melodia isolate bMelMel2 chromosome 6, bMelMel2.pri, whole genome shotgun sequence genomic stretch:
- the LOC134419819 gene encoding mas-related G-protein coupled receptor member H-like, with amino-acid sequence MEVTTVSPSPASPTEGDDLCETDVTSVAIHSVALLVCLCGLAGNGAVIGLLNLKTRNAGFFNLALVDFLFLLFALPSALLILVEDVSCSPVLPLMYMNFVFQLSVFSCYWALHELSASSNVRHMRNFSKLCCRCDPPLRLLWVLIYFRYWAFFAVFIVMPSVTFLCPSNQQEHCRAALISVYIIILLLHAAPMLVFSSVDFIQAKWGSQKQQPERRDIIIFITVLLTLLLSLWNFLQEFGYIVVPSQVVFLLACINSSIKPFIYFLAGRCWRPCSMESLRLSLQRVFEEQKIKTARKNDATRDTGV; translated from the coding sequence ATGGAGGTGACCACCGTGTCCCCATCTCCTGCCTCACCCACCGAAGGAGATgatctgtgtgagacagatgtcaCCAGCGTGGCCATACACAGTGTGGCACTGCTCGTCTGCCTCTGTGGGctggctgggaatggggctgtcaTCGGCCTCCTCAACCTGAAAACGAGGAATGCTGGCTTCTTTAACCTGGCTCTTGTcgacttcctcttcctcctctttgcgCTCCCCTCTGCCCTCCTCATCCTGGTGGAGGACGTGTCCTGCTCTCCTGTCCTGCCCTTGATGTACATGAACTTCGTTTTCCAGCTCTCAGTTTTCTCCTGCTACTGGGCACTGCACGAGCTGTCAGCCAGCAGCAATGTGCGACATATGCGGAACTTCTCCAAGCTCTGCTGCCGCTGTGACCCTCCTCTGCGCCTGCTGTGGGTGCTGATCTATTTCCGATACTGGGCCTTCTTTGCTGTCTTCATTGTCATGCCCTCGGTGACATTCCTGTGCCCATCAAACCAGCAGGAGCACTGCCGGGCAGCTCTCATCTCTGTGTACATCATCATCCTGCTCCTCCATGCTGCACCCATGCTCGTTTTCAGCTCTGTTGATTTCATTCAGGCCAAGTGGGGCTCCCAGAAGCAGCAGCCCGAGAGGCGCGACATCATTATATTCATCACTGTGCTCCTCACTCTCCTCCTCAGCCTCTGGAATTTCCTGCAGGAGTTCGGTTACATCGTTGTGCCCTCCCAGGTTGTTTTCCTGCTCGCCTGCATCAACAGCAGCATCAAACCCTTCATCTACTTcttggcagggaggtgctggaggcccTGCTCCATGGAGTCCCTCCGGCTCTCCCTCCAGAGGGTCTTTGAGGAGCAGAAAATAAAAACTGCACGCAAAAATGATGCCACCAGGGACACTGGGGTGTGA